A genomic stretch from Persephonella sp. includes:
- a CDS encoding PD-(D/E)XK nuclease family protein has product MNRYYSGSYSYLKERLLEIVREIQKNPAEKITFIVHTNQMKRYLKEYITQRLGILINAEFFTVIDLSKKITGKESITDFEKQIILKRILQKKGYNLDGFAWDLGILLQQLKEFEIPFENISSKFVKEIISEYESFKSRSFYDREDLHKLAVEEKTDFKTDHLIIFGIHAVPELYKKLFTKASKLSKSLYVFSHFHRDSGYYINHNHFKKVREFYEQISDFVIFEEEKHPNIQIAKGVYRFDTSYRVNSPYIQIHNLPDERSEIRFVSQKIVHLKKSGVNYSKIGVIVPEAEAYLPYIKEIFTRYHIPYYLTEENRYIDDYSCRKIMDLLTLKIKGISKESILGVLSNGVFSIENPDEIHKNIIQSPPFFDFSEFEKFILNGKKFDRLKELISNILNLPDEQDIKFYIDVFRKISSKFLKETEGKHFFENLLDRIENKKLFAHLFDRISYTDLIDILKLFFEEEASDKKDRIDGVAVVSPTQAEGNNFDHVFFLNLNAGRYPNPLKDELIISREELGKINYPYHLLMQELLNFCSIFDRGKFIYLSYISKEISSRKEAVPSIFLQEIIRITGKKPEKTYPQPVMPDEIKAEYPFIDKKISDHKKRIDSYNKPLLSIFNIKIDLTFPISATSFQKYPQCPYRFFLEEINGFKEEAIAERKEISPIDKGIVIHEFLEKFYKNIDLQSIKDSEDFVDKRKAALKKEFFSKINPLIDSLIPSYRPIELKQAEATFERIISFLKEDLKFLKKNGTKIVLIEKSISDRIFTGRIDRADKDPEGNITIYDYKTGKNPPSNIKKEIKTKYSQLLVYKRILGEKVKKLGILAVNDREKKFRYTVDVQEIDFVEQMLNLIMEGVFPPVKNSLCDHCSFSDFCPRDEEINRKIKENYKVFEELL; this is encoded by the coding sequence ATGAACAGGTATTACTCAGGAAGTTACTCATACCTGAAAGAAAGGCTTTTAGAAATAGTAAGAGAGATACAGAAAAATCCAGCAGAAAAGATCACATTTATAGTTCATACAAACCAGATGAAAAGATATCTGAAAGAGTATATTACTCAGAGGTTGGGGATTTTAATAAACGCCGAATTTTTTACGGTTATTGATCTTTCAAAAAAGATAACTGGAAAAGAATCTATTACAGATTTTGAAAAGCAGATAATACTAAAGAGAATTCTTCAAAAAAAAGGATACAATCTTGATGGTTTTGCATGGGATCTGGGCATTCTTCTGCAACAGTTAAAAGAGTTTGAGATACCCTTTGAAAACATATCATCTAAGTTTGTAAAAGAGATCATATCTGAATACGAGAGTTTTAAAAGTAGAAGTTTTTACGACAGGGAGGATCTCCACAAACTTGCCGTAGAAGAAAAAACAGATTTCAAAACTGACCACCTTATCATATTCGGTATTCATGCTGTTCCTGAACTTTACAAAAAACTATTCACAAAAGCATCTAAGCTGTCAAAAAGTCTGTATGTGTTCAGCCACTTCCACCGGGACAGCGGTTACTACATCAACCACAATCACTTCAAAAAAGTGAGGGAATTTTACGAACAGATATCAGATTTTGTCATTTTTGAAGAAGAAAAGCACCCTAACATACAAATTGCAAAAGGTGTATATAGATTTGACACATCTTACAGGGTAAACTCCCCTTACATACAGATACACAACCTGCCTGATGAAAGATCTGAGATCAGGTTTGTATCACAAAAAATAGTCCACCTGAAAAAATCAGGAGTAAACTACAGCAAGATAGGTGTTATTGTTCCTGAAGCAGAAGCCTATCTTCCATATATAAAAGAGATATTCACCAGATACCACATTCCTTACTATCTGACTGAAGAAAATAGATATATAGATGATTACTCCTGCAGAAAGATAATGGATCTTCTCACATTAAAGATCAAGGGCATATCAAAAGAAAGTATTTTAGGAGTTTTATCTAACGGGGTTTTTAGTATAGAAAATCCCGATGAAATACATAAAAACATCATACAAAGCCCCCCTTTTTTTGATTTTTCAGAGTTTGAAAAGTTTATTCTAAATGGAAAAAAATTTGACAGACTGAAAGAGCTTATATCAAACATTTTAAACCTTCCTGACGAACAGGATATAAAGTTTTATATAGATGTTTTCAGGAAGATATCCTCAAAATTTTTAAAAGAGACAGAAGGAAAACATTTTTTTGAAAATCTTTTAGACAGAATAGAAAATAAAAAACTGTTTGCCCACCTTTTTGACAGGATAAGCTACACCGATCTTATTGATATTCTTAAACTATTTTTTGAAGAAGAGGCTTCAGACAAAAAAGACAGAATAGATGGTGTAGCTGTTGTATCTCCAACACAGGCTGAAGGAAACAATTTTGATCATGTATTTTTCCTTAATCTGAACGCAGGCAGATATCCTAATCCTCTGAAAGATGAACTGATTATCTCAAGGGAGGAGCTTGGGAAAATTAATTACCCTTATCATTTACTAATGCAGGAACTTCTAAACTTCTGCTCAATTTTTGACAGGGGGAAGTTTATCTACCTTTCATACATCTCAAAAGAGATCAGCTCAAGAAAAGAAGCAGTTCCCTCTATATTTTTGCAGGAAATTATCCGAATAACAGGAAAAAAACCTGAAAAAACATATCCACAACCTGTTATGCCTGATGAGATAAAAGCAGAATACCCATTTATTGACAAAAAAATATCTGACCATAAAAAAAGAATTGACAGTTACAATAAACCTTTACTGAGCATTTTCAACATCAAAATAGACTTAACATTTCCCATATCTGCAACATCTTTCCAAAAATATCCCCAGTGTCCTTACAGATTTTTCCTTGAAGAAATAAACGGCTTTAAAGAAGAAGCAATAGCAGAAAGAAAAGAGATCTCACCGATAGACAAAGGGATAGTAATACATGAATTTCTTGAGAAGTTTTACAAAAATATTGATCTTCAAAGCATAAAAGATTCTGAAGATTTTGTGGATAAAAGAAAAGCAGCTTTGAAAAAAGAGTTTTTCAGCAAGATAAACCCACTAATTGATAGCTTGATACCCTCTTACAGACCTATCGAGCTGAAACAAGCCGAAGCTACATTTGAAAGAATTATTTCATTTTTAAAAGAAGACCTTAAATTTCTCAAAAAAAATGGAACTAAAATTGTGCTCATTGAAAAAAGTATATCAGACAGAATTTTTACAGGAAGAATAGACAGGGCTGATAAGGATCCAGAAGGAAATATAACTATTTATGACTACAAAACAGGGAAAAATCCTCCGTCAAACATAAAAAAAGAGATAAAAACAAAATACTCCCAGCTTCTTGTTTACAAAAGGATATTAGGAGAAAAGGTAAAAAAATTAGGAATACTTGCTGTAAACGACAGAGAAAAAAAATTCAGATACACGGTAGATGTTCAAGAGATAGATTTTGTTGAGCAGATGCTTAATCTTATAATGGAAGGAGTATTCCCACCAGTAAAAAACAGCCTTTGTGATCACTGCAGTTTTTCAGATTTTTGTCCCAGAGATGAGGAAATAAACAGAAAAATAAAGGAAAATTACAAAGTTTTTGAGGAACTGTTATGA
- a CDS encoding DNA gyrase subunit A, which produces DFADQFETALVGSYGTSCCIYERKLKSGKTLIEYQIHHKEVIEDIKEKEVPYTVLRSSKKIQRAFIRALFEGDGSVYKGQGTVVISYFSKSKKLLKQLQILLLNFGIISRIHRDKQNHRLIISGYENVKLFKEKIGFLSTKQQKLEKLLKELNAKETANSKTDFIPFIADYIRKKYKGKGFNEWLSKHNIDRYQKIEKYWKKLEAILDDEDLALYRELLKNRYYFAKVKTVEETGEKVVYSIRVNSQCHSFVGNGIINHNTEARLTKLAMEMLTDIDKNTVDMRENFDASLMEPEVLPAKFPNLICNGAAGIAVGLSTNIPPHNFTEVAEALKYLAEFPNATVEELCQFVKGPDFPTGGVLITPKEEIIKIYQDGRGSVVVKGKARIERLPGNRHRIIIYEIPYQVNKVEFIKRIAELVRKGQEKGISDLRDESDRDGIRIIVELKREADPEKVLKKLYRRTQLQKSIPINFTVLVGKQPKTLDLKGILWEFIKHRIEVITRRTLYDLEKAENRLHVVEGLLKALENADRVIEIVRGSRDVSSAKEQLKAEFGLTDTQSQAILDMRLSRFTALEGDKLYQEADDLRLKIEEYQRILSSEEEKIKVFIQEIDELLERFGDERKTMVVEEKGEQLTFEEDYILAVLSSGRIINRKFDEKEEKEQIYQKVLNEVITTVKPGEKLISIQEIKSSTPIAFITDRGRAYWSLVADLPKGEGKINIEEGEIVGTAFKGEGEEDRMFLLTQNGVVKRMSYEDIFYKSQNHLIIPLSEDDRVVTAFADDHPSVLAVYTKKGDLLMFDRSQVRVTGDKAKGVEAIDLDEGDKVRGGFLINSEEYVLTITEKGYTKLVRKEEFYTKEGKLKKRGQKGLMAVKLSKDDALSVSTSVNFGDTLLLSTEKGRILKLKIDEGKIPVAKRTAMGEQLIKIEGDKVIKATKPKTGNSQ; this is translated from the coding sequence AAAGGAAAAAGAAGTACCATACACAGTTTTAAGGTCTTCTAAAAAAATACAGAGAGCATTTATCAGAGCCTTATTTGAAGGAGATGGCTCTGTTTACAAAGGTCAAGGAACTGTTGTTATTTCTTACTTTTCAAAAAGCAAAAAACTTTTAAAACAGCTCCAGATTTTACTCCTTAACTTTGGAATTATCTCAAGAATTCACAGGGACAAACAAAACCACAGGCTTATTATTTCTGGATATGAAAATGTGAAACTGTTTAAAGAAAAAATAGGATTTTTAAGCACAAAACAACAAAAATTAGAAAAACTCTTAAAAGAGTTAAATGCAAAAGAAACAGCAAACAGCAAAACAGACTTTATTCCTTTCATAGCTGATTACATAAGAAAAAAATACAAAGGAAAAGGCTTTAATGAATGGCTTTCAAAACACAACATAGATAGATATCAAAAGATAGAAAAATACTGGAAAAAACTTGAAGCAATACTTGATGATGAAGATTTAGCCCTTTATAGAGAACTTCTTAAAAACAGATACTACTTTGCAAAGGTTAAAACTGTAGAAGAAACAGGAGAAAAAGTTGTCTATTCAATCAGAGTAAACAGCCAGTGCCATTCATTTGTTGGAAACGGAATAATCAACCACAACACAGAAGCCCGTCTTACAAAGCTTGCTATGGAGATGCTTACCGATATAGATAAAAACACAGTTGACATGAGGGAGAACTTTGATGCCTCATTAATGGAACCTGAGGTTCTTCCTGCCAAATTCCCGAACCTTATATGCAATGGTGCAGCAGGTATCGCTGTAGGACTTTCAACAAACATTCCTCCCCACAACTTCACAGAGGTTGCAGAGGCTCTCAAATATCTGGCAGAGTTTCCAAACGCAACAGTTGAGGAGCTATGCCAGTTTGTAAAGGGTCCTGACTTTCCAACTGGGGGAGTTCTGATAACACCAAAAGAGGAGATAATAAAAATCTATCAAGATGGGAGAGGATCTGTTGTTGTAAAAGGAAAGGCAAGGATAGAAAGACTTCCAGGAAACAGACACAGAATAATAATCTACGAGATACCTTATCAGGTCAATAAAGTAGAGTTTATAAAAAGAATAGCAGAGCTTGTGAGAAAAGGTCAGGAAAAAGGGATATCAGACCTTAGGGATGAGTCTGACAGGGACGGAATTAGGATAATAGTTGAGCTAAAAAGGGAGGCAGATCCTGAGAAGGTTCTTAAAAAACTCTACAGAAGAACACAGCTTCAAAAATCAATACCTATAAACTTCACTGTTCTGGTTGGGAAACAGCCAAAAACACTTGATCTAAAAGGAATACTCTGGGAGTTTATAAAGCACAGAATAGAGGTTATAACAAGAAGAACACTTTATGATCTTGAAAAGGCTGAAAACAGGCTTCACGTAGTTGAAGGTCTTTTAAAAGCCCTTGAAAACGCAGATAGGGTTATTGAGATAGTTAGAGGATCAAGGGATGTTTCCTCTGCCAAAGAACAGCTAAAGGCAGAGTTTGGTCTAACAGATACCCAGTCTCAGGCAATACTTGATATGAGACTTTCAAGATTTACAGCACTTGAGGGAGATAAGCTGTATCAGGAAGCTGATGATCTCAGATTGAAGATAGAGGAATACCAGAGAATACTCTCCTCTGAAGAAGAAAAGATAAAGGTTTTCATTCAGGAGATAGATGAGCTTCTTGAAAGGTTCGGTGATGAAAGAAAAACTATGGTCGTTGAAGAAAAAGGCGAACAGCTCACATTTGAGGAAGACTACATACTTGCTGTCTTAAGCTCAGGAAGGATAATAAACAGGAAGTTTGATGAGAAAGAGGAAAAAGAGCAGATTTATCAAAAGGTTTTAAATGAGGTTATAACAACGGTTAAACCAGGTGAAAAACTTATATCAATTCAAGAGATAAAAAGCTCAACACCTATAGCGTTTATTACAGACAGGGGAAGGGCATACTGGAGTCTTGTTGCTGACCTTCCAAAAGGAGAAGGAAAGATAAACATAGAAGAAGGGGAGATAGTGGGAACAGCTTTCAAAGGTGAAGGGGAAGAAGACAGGATGTTTTTACTCACACAAAATGGTGTTGTTAAAAGAATGTCCTATGAGGACATATTCTATAAATCACAGAACCATCTTATAATCCCTCTTTCAGAAGATGACAGGGTTGTTACAGCCTTTGCTGACGACCACCCTTCTGTCCTTGCCGTTTATACCAAAAAAGGAGACCTTCTTATGTTTGACAGATCGCAGGTAAGGGTTACAGGGGATAAAGCAAAAGGTGTTGAGGCTATTGATCTTGACGAAGGGGACAAGGTCAGAGGTGGATTTTTGATAAACAGCGAGGAGTATGTGCTTACCATAACAGAAAAAGGATACACAAAATTAGTCAGAAAGGAGGAGTTTTACACAAAGGAAGGAAAGCTCAAAAAAAGAGGGCAGAAAGGTCTGATGGCTGTAAAACTTTCTAAAGATGACGCTCTTAGCGTTTCAACATCTGTTAATTTTGGGGATACCCTTTTATTATCTACAGAAAAGGGAAGAATTCTTAAACTTAAGATAGATGAAGGGAAAATCCCTGTAGCAAAAAGAACAGCGATGGGAGAACAGCTCATAAAAATAGAAGGGGATAAAGTTATAAAAGCCACAAAACCAAAAACAGGAAACTCTCAGTAA